One genomic window of Salvia miltiorrhiza cultivar Shanhuang (shh) chromosome 4, IMPLAD_Smil_shh, whole genome shotgun sequence includes the following:
- the LOC131019442 gene encoding uncharacterized protein LOC131019442, translating into MSEYNAQLAALRAESSDAAEDFLIQNPKSFCKSHINSYNKLDIVDNNICESFNSYILKFRDSPLIDMLDGIRLLLMRRLYDLHKLSEGRRDVLCPNIRIKLEHDLNEIKHCDVAPAVGGKYEVQKYNDTHIVDLVEKVCSCRYWELTGLPCFHALACIVHCREDYANFVDVFYHSSNWESCYKNGLQPIQGEKEWPLVNEPPVLPPQYQKQPGRPKKVRKRGHDEPKKVGELYLSRKRKVKMSCSKCGGSDHNVRTCKAATPEKITQPKKA; encoded by the exons ATGTCCGAGTATAATGCACAATTGGCTGCACTGAGGGCAGAATCCAGCGATGCGGCTGAGGACTTTTTGATTCAAAATCCTAAGAGTTTTTGTAAGTCTCACATCAACTCTTACAACAAGTTGGACATTGTCGATAACAATATATGTGAATCTTTTAATAGCTACATACTTAAGTTCAGGGATAGTCCTTTGATTGACATGCTTGATGGGATAAGGTTGTTACTAATGAGAAGGTTATATGATTTGCATAAACTTTCCGAAGGTCGAAGAGATGTCTTGTGCCCCAACATTAGGATTAAACTAGAGCATGATTTGAATGAAATCAAACATTGTGACGTTGCACCGGCTGTTGGCGGGAAGTATGAGGTACAAAAGTATAATGACACGCATATAGTCGACCTAGTTGAGAAGGTATGCAGTTGTCGATATTGGGAGCTCACAGGGTTAccttgttttcatgctttggcATGCATTGTCCATTGTAGGGAAGACTATGCGAATTTTGTTGATGTGTTTTACCATAGTTCTAATTGGGAATCATGTTATAAGAATGGTTTGCAACCAATTCAAGGAGAAAAAGAATGGCCTCTTGTGAATGAACCACCTGTGCTCCCACCACAATATCAAAAACAGCCCGGTAGGCCCAAAAAAGTAAGAAAACGAGGACATGATGAACCGAAAAAGGTTGGAGAGTTATACTTGTCCAGAAAAAGGAAGGTGAAAATGTCTTGTAGCAAATGTGGTGGCTCTGATCACAATGTTAGGACATGTAAAGCAGCCACTCCTGAAAAG ATAACACAGCCGAAGAAGGCATGA
- the LOC131023167 gene encoding uncharacterized protein LOC131023167 has translation MEKKLQYDKDCDPKTLKLQLGMRFADVAECKETVKLWAIVNGHNIKWVKSEAYRIQAKCEAGCPWNLYASKLTREPTCVIKKYVGKHECVRPIYNRQVTSAWIADRFLEHLKTNPMLKALELQRELRKKYQVRAPLLKCYRAKKKAMDILHGTLEDHYAKIRSYLMELQKRDREGTFLLKTYLNHEEKPVFQRVYLGFSALRKGFFIGCRRFISFDACFLKTTIGGALLATISKDCNHKMYPLAWAVVEKENEETWMWFMEKLFEDLRIIDGFGWTFMSDKQKV, from the coding sequence ATGGAAAAAAAGTTGCAATACGACAAGGATTGTGATCCTAAGACTCTAAAATTGCAACTTGGCATGCGATTCGCTGATGTAGCAGAATGCAAGGAGACGGTGAAGTTGTGGGCGATTGTGAATGGGCATAACATAAAATGGGTAAAATCTGAAGCCTACAGAATACAAGCAAAATGTGAGGCAGGTTGCCCATGGAATTTGTATGCTAGCAAATTGACTCGTGAGCCAACATGTGTTATCAAGAAATATGTCGGGAAACATGAATGTGTGAGGCCAATCTACAATAGACAAGTCACTTCGGCCTGGATAGCAGATCGCTTCTTGGAACATCTCAAAACTAATCCCATGTTGAAGGCCCTCGAATTGCAACGGGAGTTGAGAAAGAAATACCAAGTTCGAGCCCCACTCTTGAAGTGCTATAGGGCGAAGAAAAAAGCAATGGACATTCTACATGGAACCCTTGAGGACCACTATGCGAAGATTCGATCATACCTTATGGAGTTGCAAAAAAGAGATAGAGAGGGCACTTTCTTATTGAAGACATACTTGAACCATGAAGAAAAACCAGTTTTTCAGCGGGTATACTTGGGTTTCTCAGCACTTCGTAAAGGTTTCTTCATTGGATGTCGAAGGTTTATATCTTTTGATGCATGTTTTCTAAAGACCACTATTGGAGGGGCATTACTGGCTACAATATCAAAGGATTGCAATCATAAGATGTATCCACTAGCTTGGGCAGTTGTGGAGAAAGAGAATGAAGAGACGTGGATGTGGTTTATGGAGAAGTTGTTTGAGGATCTTAGGATCATTGATGGATTTGGATGGACCTTTATGAGTGATAAGCAAAAGGTATAA